The DNA segment CAGTCGGCAGTGTTCGTCTATGACGGCGCAGGTGTCCTGCAGCGCTGAGTGGAGGCGCGTCACCGCGGTGGGTGCCCTGGGGGTGCTCAGCGCGGCCTCTCGACCTGGCCGGGGGCGCTCGCGGTGACCGGGCTGCTGGCGCCGCTGATGGTCTGGGCCTACAGCGGCACGCTGGCCCTGCTGCCTCCTGGACTTCGGAGCGTCCTGCTGGTGGTCGCCCTGCCGGTGGGGCTGCACCTGCTCTGCGCGCTGCCGCTCGCCTGGCTGGCCCGGCGCAGCGCTTCGCCCCTCACCTGGGCCGGCGTGGTGGCGGCCGCCGACCTGCTGCTGGCCAGTCCTCTGCTGGGCGTGTACGCTGACCCCAGTACGCCGTCTGTGTTCCTGCTCGCGCCGATGTGGCTGGCCGGGCCGGCGACCGGCACCCTGCTGGTCCTGCTGGCTGGAGGCCTACTGGGCAGGTTGACGGCCCTCCTGCCGCTGGCGGTGCTGGCCCTGGCCTGTCTCTGGTCCCCCGCGTCCCCGGGCGCCCCAATCACTCTGGCGGCCGGACAAGGGGGCAACACCGGTATCAGGGCCATCAACGAGGTGCCGCAGGGCCAGGCAGAAGCCGAAGAGGGGCAGTGGAAGCTGAGACTTCAAGGTGTCCAAGCGGATCTGATCGTGCTGCCCGAAGATGCCAGTGCGGTGCGCCACACGGGGCCAGCTTTCCGCAGACCCTTTGCGCCGAACGTGCTGTATGGGGCAGTGGAGTATGACGCCCTGGCGGCGTACAACAGCGTGTTTGCGGGTGGAGAGCGGCTGTACCGCAAGCGCCGCCTGGTGCCCACGACGGAAACGCCCTGGCTCACCCCGGGTCGGCAGGCCCTGGCGCCGGTGGACGTGGCGGGCATGCGCGTGGGCATCCTGACGTGTGTGGAGGCTCTCTTTGCGCTGGATGCGGCGCAGCTCGCGCGGCAAGGCGCCCAGGTGCTGGTGGTGCCGGCGTCGAACAAGCACCCGAAGACGGCCCAGCTCCAGCTGGCGGCCGCGCGGGCCGCAGCGGTGAGTGCTGGGCTGCCCCTGGTGCTGGCGTCTGAAGCAGGCCAGAGCGCCATTGTCACGAAGGAGGGGAGAACAGTAGCTCGAGGTAACTGGGCACAAGCGCAAGTCGTGTCAGGGGAAGTATTGCAAGGTCATCCAAGTTGGTACTCCTGGTTAGCACCTTTTTGGCTAATCTTGCCATGGGGGTTCGTAGTAAAGCTTGCGGCAGGATGGGCGCTCAGGCAAATTCATTTCAACCATATCAGTACCCTAGCGTAGCGTCATAACATCTGCGTTAACTTGAATTGCGCCGCTTCAACACTAAAATCTATCTGTGATACTGCTGAAATCCCAGCGTATAACCTTGCTCCATCACACCTTCAACGATTCCATTAATCGATTCTACAAGTTCAGGATTTTCAATATGCCGAGTTTGCTCCAATAACTGCAAAATGAGATGGGCTTGACGCCTATCTATACTCGTAGAATCAACAATCTGCTTAGTATATTTTAGAACCAGTTGGGTACTGTCACCCACAATTCTCTTAAATTCGGCCAACACCTTCGACACTGTCTTAGGAAGCACTTCTGAACTTTCTAGCAGTATGGACAGTTGACTAAATTTCCAGTCCAATTCAAGAAGCGGATTAGAAAAAAGTAACCCAAACTCATCTCTAACACTTGTCTTACGCTCTTTTAAATTAAATCTGTTGTCTGCACCACTTAATATCTCCCACCAACTTTGAAGTCGATTCGCGTATATTCTGGTCTCACCGCTAGTATTACGAAGACTCTGATTCAGAAAGGTTAAAGTTTCAACCACGGCAATATCATCGGCATAATTTAGGAACGCTTCTATAATTCTATCATCCTCAAAAAGATTTAGATCATTCCTAATATAATGCATCGCCACATGTTGACCGAAAGCGCGCTGAACCTCTTTATCAGTACTCCAAAGGGCAGAGCCGGTGCTTGGCAAGTCTTGAACAGCATATTCGGCATAAAATGAACGTGTTACGGCAAAAAACTGACTGTAAAAACGATTCCACATTAGATGAGCCGTCCACACTGGCCTCGATATCTGTGGATGACGACGGTCAAATAGGATCTCAACCAGCTTTTTCCCCAATACAGGATCAATAAACATTATCCAAGGAAGGTTTCTGACTGGAGCAGTATATACCGCTGCACTTTTCTCGACCCCCGAAGATAAATGATCAAAGATAATCTGCTTTGATTCCACTAGCAATTGATTAGCAGCAAGGTCACCATGTTCAGATGAATAATCATATGCCCACCCCATAAACTTGAGCAAGGCGTGCATAATTTTCCCACGAGCTACATTAAGAGATTGAGAAAATCTATCACTCTCAACCTTCCATTGCTCCGAATCCTCATCAAGAGGAGGATCTGGGTCCTTGAGGCCTTCCCTTAACACATCCAAAAGCTGTGGCGCATCGACTAGATTTGAACGAGTGAGCTCATCTTTTAAGATACGCTCAGTAATAAGATCTGCTAAGCCCCCAACACAATCAGACCATTCATGATCTCCCAATGGATTCGTCTGAGACTTATGGTTAGAGAAGTGGAGAAGTTCAATGACAAGGCGTACGCCTGGAAGCGGCGAATTCTCTTCAGCACGCATGGTGTAAATAATTGTTGACAAATACTCAGGTGGAATAGATTTTAGAAAATCAAGCGACGTAAAATAAATATCCGGGCGCTGAACGACATCGCGCCGAAGAACATCTCTAAGGCCGGCAATCCGATGGTGCGGTTCATCAAAGTGTTCATCTCCAGTGCTTGGAGGATCCTCACTGAGGAGCTTCGCTATCTCAGTGAGACTCAGTGTAGCTAGATCCTGAGGTGTCA comes from the Deinococcus betulae genome and includes:
- a CDS encoding nitrilase-related carbon-nitrogen hydrolase, whose translation is MTGLLAPLMVWAYSGTLALLPPGLRSVLLVVALPVGLHLLCALPLAWLARRSASPLTWAGVVAAADLLLASPLLGVYADPSTPSVFLLAPMWLAGPATGTLLVLLAGGLLGRLTALLPLAVLALACLWSPASPGAPITLAAGQGGNTGIRAINEVPQGQAEAEEGQWKLRLQGVQADLIVLPEDASAVRHTGPAFRRPFAPNVLYGAVEYDALAAYNSVFAGGERLYRKRRLVPTTETPWLTPGRQALAPVDVAGMRVGILTCVEALFALDAAQLARQGAQVLVVPASNKHPKTAQLQLAAARAAAVSAGLPLVLASEAGQSAIVTKEGRTVARGNWAQAQVVSGEVLQGHPSWYSWLAPFWLILPWGFVVKLAAGWALRQIHFNHISTLA